In the Deltaproteobacteria bacterium genome, one interval contains:
- a CDS encoding cation transporter has product MEDRNTARELGALRTGLVFSSLLCVAQLVGGYLTNSLALVTDAAHVFTDVAALALTLFALWVCSRPASESKTFGYYRAEILAALVNGVVLWLVIALIVAEAWRRLQHPPAVAGRGMLAFAGVGLGINAFVALRLREHRDHSLNLRGAYLHVVSDLLGSVGALGAAVVILLTGWYTADPLASVLIAVLILLSSWNLVREAVDVLMEAVPAHVDVEVLQRALERVPGTGEVHDLHVWTLTTGRYALSAHAVATGNVAHDVMLAHMAEICARDFRIDHVTIQIEHESRRAAEPAH; this is encoded by the coding sequence ATGGAAGACCGGAACACCGCCCGCGAGCTCGGCGCTCTCCGCACCGGGCTGGTCTTCAGCTCGCTCCTCTGCGTGGCGCAGCTCGTGGGCGGGTATCTGACCAACAGCCTCGCCCTCGTCACCGACGCGGCGCACGTGTTCACGGACGTCGCCGCGCTCGCGCTGACGCTGTTCGCGCTCTGGGTCTGCAGCCGGCCCGCGAGCGAGAGCAAGACCTTCGGCTACTATCGCGCCGAGATCCTGGCGGCGCTGGTGAACGGGGTCGTCCTCTGGCTGGTGATCGCGCTCATCGTCGCCGAGGCGTGGCGGCGCCTCCAGCACCCGCCGGCGGTCGCGGGGCGTGGCATGCTCGCCTTCGCGGGCGTCGGCCTCGGCATCAATGCCTTCGTCGCGCTCCGCCTGCGCGAGCATCGGGATCACAGCCTGAACCTGCGGGGCGCCTACCTGCACGTGGTCTCCGACCTGCTCGGGTCGGTCGGGGCGCTGGGGGCCGCGGTCGTCATCCTGCTGACCGGCTGGTACACCGCCGACCCGCTGGCGAGCGTGCTGATTGCGGTCCTCATCCTGCTCAGCTCGTGGAACCTCGTGCGCGAGGCCGTGGACGTGCTCATGGAGGCCGTGCCCGCGCACGTCGACGTCGAGGTGCTGCAGCGCGCGCTCGAGCGGGTGCCGGGCACGGGGGAAGTCCACGACCTTCACGTGTGGACGCTCACGACCGGGCGGTACGCCCTCTCGGCGCATGCGGTCGCCACCGGCAACGTCGCCCACGACGTGATGCTCGCGCACATGGCCGAGATCTGCGCGCGGGACTTCAGGATCGACCACGTCACCATCCAGATCGAGCACGAGAGCCGCCGCGCCGCGGAACCGGCGCATTGA
- a CDS encoding cysteine hydrolase has translation MVPAPRRRARRPGRGERARGAPRDLIDGARLAPYARARSDERLQRATTVFYDGDTQRDFLEPQGALYVPAAAPIIPSLARLTRLARAGTPRIRVIGTVCRHFPGDAELTPNGGLYPPHCMDGTPGQRKVDATAPVAPRWIENRPYGPGALEELVRGEEVFIEKQDVDPLVGNRNTAAVLPRLLEGVEDVVIYGVVTEICIDRAVRALLGRGPRLHVVRDAIAPLDEARGRECQERWRAAGVELTTTDAVERVLSA, from the coding sequence CTGGTACCTGCGCCCCGCCGACGCGCACGGCGTCCTGGTCGAGGTGAGCGCGCTCGGGGCGCCCCCCGCGATCTGATTGACGGCGCCCGGCTCGCGCCGTATGCGCGAGCGAGGAGCGACGAGCGATTGCAGCGTGCGACCACGGTCTTCTACGACGGCGACACGCAGCGGGACTTCCTCGAACCCCAGGGCGCGCTCTACGTGCCGGCTGCGGCGCCCATCATCCCGAGCCTCGCCCGGCTCACCCGGCTGGCGAGGGCCGGCACGCCTCGCATCCGCGTGATCGGCACCGTGTGTCGCCACTTCCCCGGCGACGCGGAGCTCACTCCGAACGGCGGCCTCTATCCACCCCACTGCATGGACGGGACGCCCGGCCAGCGGAAGGTCGACGCCACGGCGCCGGTCGCGCCGCGCTGGATCGAGAACCGGCCGTACGGCCCGGGAGCGCTCGAGGAGCTCGTCCGGGGCGAGGAGGTGTTCATCGAGAAGCAGGACGTCGACCCGCTGGTCGGCAACCGGAACACGGCGGCGGTCCTGCCGCGGCTCCTCGAGGGTGTCGAGGACGTCGTGATCTACGGCGTCGTCACCGAGATCTGCATCGACCGCGCGGTACGGGCGCTGCTCGGGCGCGGCCCCCGGCTACACGTCGTGCGCGACGCGATCGCGCCGCTCGACGAGGCGCGCGGCCGGGAGTGCCAGGAGCGCTGGCGTGCGGCGGGCGTGGAGCTGACCACGACCGACGCGGTCGAGCGTGTGCTGTCGGCTTGA
- a CDS encoding class II fumarate hydratase: MAETRIERDSMGEMMVPADAYYGAQTARAVENFPISGLRFPRSFIRALGTIKAACARVNAGLGLLEGRFAEAIERAASEVADGRFDAEFVVDVFQTGSGTSTNMNANEVIANRAIELLGGRRGDKALVHPNDHVNMGQSTNDVFPTAIHVAAYAEIARELLPALTELADAFAERAGAFKDVVKAGRTHLQDAVPMTLGQEFGGYASVVRHGIARVRAALVHLAELPIGGTALGTGLNAPEGFGERVAGELARVTGLPFVPAPDRFEAMQNRDAAVETSGALRTLAVGLMKVANDLRLLASGSRTGLNEIELPATQPGSSIMPGKVNPVIPEAVNQVAALVIGHDATIAVAGMNGNLDLNVMMPVIAHALLEQIAVTAAAARVFARRCVRGITANVARCRQYAELTGQLVTAIAPVVGYDRAADLFKKAMARDVPIRQILEEERVLPREEIDRILDLHRLAHGGRAAGPRR; the protein is encoded by the coding sequence ATGGCCGAGACCCGCATCGAGCGCGACAGCATGGGCGAGATGATGGTGCCCGCCGACGCCTACTACGGCGCGCAGACGGCGCGCGCGGTGGAGAACTTCCCGATTTCGGGGCTCCGCTTCCCGCGCAGCTTCATCCGGGCGCTCGGCACGATCAAGGCGGCGTGCGCGCGCGTCAACGCCGGGCTCGGGCTCCTCGAGGGCCGCTTCGCCGAGGCGATCGAGCGGGCGGCGAGCGAGGTCGCCGACGGCCGCTTCGACGCCGAATTCGTGGTCGACGTGTTCCAGACCGGCTCCGGCACGTCGACCAACATGAACGCCAACGAGGTGATCGCCAACCGCGCCATCGAGCTGCTCGGGGGCCGGCGCGGCGACAAGGCGCTGGTCCACCCGAACGACCACGTGAACATGGGCCAGAGCACCAACGACGTCTTCCCGACCGCGATCCACGTGGCGGCTTACGCCGAGATCGCGCGCGAGCTCCTGCCGGCGCTCACGGAGCTGGCGGACGCCTTCGCCGAGCGGGCCGGGGCGTTCAAGGACGTCGTCAAGGCGGGCCGCACGCACCTCCAGGACGCGGTGCCGATGACGCTCGGCCAGGAGTTCGGCGGCTACGCGAGCGTCGTCCGGCACGGCATCGCGCGCGTGCGGGCCGCACTCGTCCACCTCGCGGAGCTGCCGATCGGCGGCACGGCGCTCGGCACCGGTCTCAACGCGCCCGAGGGCTTCGGGGAGCGCGTCGCCGGCGAGCTCGCGCGAGTCACGGGGCTTCCGTTCGTGCCGGCCCCCGACCGCTTCGAGGCGATGCAGAACCGGGACGCCGCCGTCGAGACCTCGGGGGCGCTCCGCACGCTCGCGGTCGGGCTCATGAAGGTGGCCAACGACCTCCGGCTGCTCGCATCGGGCAGCCGCACGGGGCTCAACGAGATCGAGCTGCCGGCGACGCAGCCGGGCTCGAGCATCATGCCCGGCAAGGTGAACCCGGTGATCCCGGAGGCCGTCAACCAGGTGGCCGCCCTGGTGATCGGCCACGACGCCACGATCGCCGTCGCGGGCATGAACGGCAACCTCGACCTGAACGTCATGATGCCGGTCATCGCGCACGCGCTGCTCGAGCAGATCGCGGTCACGGCCGCCGCCGCGCGGGTCTTCGCCCGCAGGTGCGTGCGCGGCATCACCGCCAACGTCGCGCGCTGCCGGCAGTATGCGGAGCTGACCGGGCAGCTGGTCACCGCGATCGCGCCCGTGGTCGGCTACGACCGGGCCGCGGACCTGTTCAAGAAGGCCATGGCGCGCGACGTGCCGATCCGGCAGATCCTCGAGGAGGAGCGGGTGCTGCCGCGCGAGGAGATCGACCGCATCCTCGACCTCCACCGGCTGGCGCACGGCGGGCGGGCGGCGGGGCCGCGGCGATGA
- the sppA gene encoding signal peptide peptidase SppA: protein MRRLSLLAALALGTTGCFVVLGNPLGVLQRERPLEETTVEGEGRDKVLLVDISSVITDLPTRHAFGLIEEESTVGRVQSELKKAAKDERVKALVLRINSPGGGVTASDEVYGELVGFKREHKVPVVAALGDLAASGGYYVACAADQVVAHPTTVTGSIGVILVNLNLEGLLGKIGVRNETFKAGEHKDLLSPLRGATPEERRIVQSILDSLHARFVAVVREARPKLDTGRLAELTDGRIFDASQALAAGLVDRIGGLRDAIDVAKRSAGLETARVVMYRRADERRENIYSRAGSPAQVNLLPVDLGALGGGGPRFMYLWAPGLVQ, encoded by the coding sequence ATGAGGCGGCTCTCCCTCCTCGCCGCGCTCGCCCTCGGGACGACGGGCTGCTTCGTCGTCCTCGGGAACCCGCTCGGCGTCCTGCAGCGCGAGCGGCCGCTCGAGGAGACCACGGTCGAGGGCGAGGGCCGCGACAAGGTCCTGCTCGTCGACATCTCCAGCGTGATCACGGACCTCCCGACCCGGCACGCCTTCGGGCTGATCGAGGAGGAGTCGACGGTCGGCCGCGTCCAGTCCGAGCTCAAGAAGGCCGCCAAGGACGAGCGGGTGAAGGCCCTCGTGCTCCGCATCAACAGCCCGGGGGGCGGCGTCACCGCGAGCGACGAGGTGTACGGCGAGCTCGTCGGTTTCAAGCGGGAGCACAAGGTCCCGGTGGTCGCGGCGCTCGGCGACCTCGCCGCGTCCGGCGGCTACTACGTGGCCTGCGCGGCCGATCAGGTCGTGGCCCACCCGACGACGGTGACGGGGTCGATCGGCGTGATCCTCGTCAACCTGAACCTCGAGGGGCTGCTCGGCAAGATCGGCGTGCGCAACGAGACCTTCAAGGCGGGCGAGCACAAGGATCTGCTTTCGCCGCTGCGCGGCGCCACCCCCGAGGAGCGGCGCATCGTGCAGTCGATCCTCGACAGCCTGCACGCGCGCTTCGTCGCGGTCGTGCGCGAGGCACGTCCGAAGCTCGACACCGGCCGGCTCGCCGAGCTGACCGACGGCCGCATCTTCGACGCCTCGCAGGCGCTCGCCGCGGGGCTCGTCGACCGGATCGGCGGCTTGCGCGACGCGATCGACGTCGCCAAGAGGTCGGCCGGGCTCGAGACCGCCCGCGTCGTCATGTACCGCCGCGCCGACGAGCGCCGCGAGAACATCTACTCCCGTGCCGGCAGCCCCGCGCAGGTGAACCTGCTCCCCGTCGACCTCGGCGCCCTCGGCGGGGGTGGGCCGCGGTTCATGTACCTCTGGGCCCCGGGGCTGGTCCAGTAG
- the mgtE gene encoding magnesium transporter has protein sequence MTAASVVQARERSVLAAELQEAWPVLSAEERLEGLRVLPHAEAEDFLLALPARDQAEIILQMSPGDRRSWMRLLPPDDAADVIQESPEEEREGLLAVLDEPTRKEVAALLAYKEDEAGGLMNPRYARLRPDMSVDEAITYLRRQARERLETIYYVYVLDTEQRLLGVITFRELFAAAPDKTVRDIMHTDVVTAHESMDQEALSRLFAEHNFLAIPVLDDERHVKGIVTVDDIVDVVQEEATEDIQKFGGMEALDAPYLEAGFWSMVRKRAGWLSALFIGEMLTATAMGRFEGEIARAVVLALFVPLIISSGGNSGSQASTLVVRALALGQLRLRDWWRVVRRELSAGLALGTVLAAIGFGRILLWQGLFSTYGEHYLLVALTVATSLVGVVTWGTLAGSMLPLLLRRLGFDPASASAPFVATLVDVSGIVIYFSVASVILGGTLL, from the coding sequence ATGACGGCCGCGAGCGTCGTGCAGGCGCGCGAGCGGAGCGTCCTCGCCGCCGAGCTGCAGGAAGCCTGGCCGGTCCTCTCGGCCGAGGAGAGGCTCGAAGGCTTGCGGGTGCTCCCGCATGCCGAGGCGGAGGACTTCCTGCTCGCCCTCCCGGCGCGGGACCAGGCGGAGATCATCCTCCAGATGTCGCCCGGCGACCGGCGCTCCTGGATGCGGCTGCTGCCTCCGGACGACGCCGCCGACGTCATCCAGGAATCGCCCGAGGAGGAGCGCGAGGGGCTCCTCGCCGTGCTCGACGAGCCGACGCGCAAGGAGGTCGCCGCGCTGCTGGCCTACAAGGAGGACGAGGCGGGCGGGCTCATGAACCCGCGCTACGCGCGGCTGCGGCCCGACATGAGCGTCGACGAGGCGATCACCTACCTGCGCCGGCAGGCGCGCGAGCGCCTCGAGACGATCTACTACGTCTACGTGCTCGACACCGAGCAACGGCTCCTCGGCGTGATCACGTTCCGCGAGCTCTTCGCCGCGGCCCCCGACAAGACCGTGCGCGACATCATGCACACCGACGTCGTCACGGCGCACGAGTCGATGGACCAGGAAGCCCTCTCGCGCCTCTTCGCCGAGCACAACTTCCTCGCCATCCCCGTGCTGGACGACGAGCGGCACGTGAAGGGCATCGTCACCGTGGACGACATCGTCGACGTCGTCCAGGAGGAGGCGACCGAGGACATCCAGAAGTTCGGCGGCATGGAGGCCCTCGACGCCCCCTATCTGGAGGCCGGCTTCTGGAGCATGGTCCGCAAGCGGGCGGGCTGGCTCTCGGCGCTCTTCATCGGCGAGATGCTGACGGCGACGGCCATGGGCCGCTTCGAGGGCGAGATCGCCCGCGCCGTCGTCCTGGCGCTCTTCGTGCCGCTCATCATCAGCAGCGGCGGCAACTCGGGCTCGCAGGCGTCCACGCTCGTCGTGCGCGCGCTCGCGCTCGGGCAGCTCCGGCTGCGCGACTGGTGGCGTGTCGTCCGCCGGGAGCTCAGCGCCGGCCTGGCGCTCGGCACCGTCCTGGCGGCGATCGGGTTCGGGCGCATCCTGCTCTGGCAAGGGCTGTTCAGCACGTATGGGGAGCACTACCTGCTGGTCGCGCTCACCGTCGCCACGAGCCTGGTCGGCGTCGTCACCTGGGGCACGCTCGCGGGCTCGATGCTCCCCCTCCTGCTCCGCCGCCTCGGCTTCGACCCGGCGAGCGCGTCCGCGCCGTTCGTGGCGACGCTCGTCGACGTGAGCGGCATCGTCATCTATTTCTCGGTGGCGAGCGTGATCCTCGGCGGGACTCTGTTGTAG
- a CDS encoding MOSC domain-containing protein produces MRLGRVIEIWRYPVKSMGGEPLQSCALGTFGIPGDRGWAVRDEAAGEIRGAKKLPALLLLGARYLEEPVADRIPPAEITFPDGGRVRTDAPEAAARLTELLGRRVTLWPLRPPDDRAHYRRGLPDHPDFETELRAIFGRLPDEPLPDLAVFPPELFEYTSLPGTYFDALPLHLLTTASLHALARLNPASRFDRRRFRPNFLIEPEDGTDALVESGWCGETLRVGGATVKVEMGTPRCSMTTQPQADLPKDPGVLRTVVRHADQNLGVYASVVGPGRVVVGDAVERA; encoded by the coding sequence GTGCGCCTCGGCCGTGTCATCGAGATCTGGCGCTACCCGGTGAAGTCGATGGGGGGAGAGCCGCTCCAGAGCTGCGCGCTCGGAACGTTCGGCATCCCGGGCGACCGCGGCTGGGCCGTGCGCGACGAGGCGGCGGGCGAGATCCGCGGCGCGAAGAAGCTGCCGGCGCTCCTCCTCCTCGGCGCCCGCTACCTCGAGGAGCCGGTCGCGGACCGCATCCCGCCGGCGGAGATCACCTTCCCGGACGGCGGGAGGGTTCGCACCGACGCGCCCGAGGCTGCGGCGCGGCTGACGGAGCTCCTCGGCCGCCGCGTCACGCTCTGGCCGCTTCGGCCCCCCGACGACCGCGCGCACTACCGCCGCGGGCTGCCCGACCATCCCGACTTCGAGACCGAGCTGCGCGCCATCTTCGGCCGGCTCCCCGACGAACCGCTCCCCGACCTCGCGGTCTTCCCGCCGGAGCTCTTCGAGTACACCTCGCTCCCCGGCACCTACTTCGACGCCCTGCCGCTCCACCTCCTCACCACCGCGAGCCTGCACGCCCTCGCGCGACTGAACCCCGCATCGCGCTTCGACCGACGGCGCTTCCGGCCGAACTTCCTGATCGAGCCCGAGGACGGGACGGACGCGTTGGTGGAGAGCGGCTGGTGCGGCGAGACGCTGCGCGTGGGCGGCGCGACCGTGAAGGTCGAGATGGGGACCCCGCGCTGCTCCATGACGACGCAGCCGCAGGCAGACCTGCCGAAGGACCCCGGGGTGCTGCGGACCGTGGTGCGGCACGCGGACCAGAACCTCGGCGTGTATGCGAGCGTCGTCGGGCCGGGGCGGGTGGTCGTCGGCGACGCCGTCGAACGCGCCTGA
- a CDS encoding glutathione S-transferase family protein — protein sequence MKLYYSTQSRAVRPRWMLEEIGAPYELVRLQLGTDTKTPAYLKINPNGTVPALVDGDLVLFESAAICQYLADRHPEKRLAPPVGTPARGLYYQWIHYAMSGLEPPLVTIFLHTIRKPEAERIPALVAEARTQLGTVLGVIEQAVLGRTFILGDQLTAADVMVGSTLVWAQMMSLLGDQQPATAAYLARLASRPAFQRAMGD from the coding sequence ATGAAGCTGTACTATTCGACCCAGAGCCGCGCCGTCCGTCCACGCTGGATGCTCGAGGAGATCGGCGCACCCTACGAGCTCGTGCGCCTCCAGCTCGGCACGGACACGAAGACGCCCGCCTACCTGAAGATCAACCCCAACGGGACGGTGCCCGCGCTGGTCGACGGGGACCTCGTGCTCTTCGAGTCGGCGGCCATCTGCCAGTACCTCGCCGACCGCCATCCGGAGAAACGGCTCGCGCCTCCGGTCGGCACGCCGGCGCGGGGGCTCTACTACCAGTGGATCCACTACGCGATGTCGGGGCTCGAGCCGCCGCTGGTCACGATCTTCCTGCACACCATCCGGAAACCCGAGGCCGAGCGCATTCCGGCGCTCGTCGCCGAGGCGCGCACCCAGCTCGGGACCGTCCTCGGCGTCATTGAGCAGGCCGTCCTCGGGAGGACGTTCATCCTCGGTGACCAGCTCACCGCGGCCGACGTCATGGTCGGCTCGACGCTCGTGTGGGCGCAGATGATGTCGCTCCTCGGCGACCAGCAGCCGGCGACGGCGGCCTACCTGGCGCGCCTCGCCAGCCGGCCGGCGTTCCAGCGCGCGATGGGGGATTGA
- a CDS encoding quinone oxidoreductase, translated as MPRAVVIHASGGPEVLSLERHDPGVPGAGAVRVRVNAAGVNFIDVYFRTGLYPAPLPFVVGLEGAGVVEAVGEGVAGLAPGDRVAWASVPGSYAEAVVAPADRLVRVPDAVPLEVAAASMLQGMTAHYLVHGTRETRPGDVALVHAAAGGVGLLLVQMLKAAGARVIGTCSTADKEALAREAGADDVVRYTEHDFTAEVRRLTAGRGVDVVYDSVGATTFDGSLAALRPRGLLILFGQSSGPVPPFDLQRLNLGGSLFITRPSLAHYARDRAELELRAGAVLGAVAAGRLRVRIGARFPLAEAAAAHRALEGRATAGKVLLLPG; from the coding sequence ATGCCGCGCGCCGTCGTGATCCATGCCAGCGGCGGTCCCGAGGTCCTGAGCCTCGAGCGGCACGACCCCGGGGTGCCCGGCGCGGGTGCGGTCCGGGTCCGCGTCAACGCCGCCGGCGTCAACTTCATCGACGTCTACTTCCGGACCGGCCTTTACCCCGCGCCCCTACCCTTCGTCGTCGGCCTCGAGGGTGCCGGTGTCGTCGAGGCGGTCGGCGAGGGCGTCGCCGGACTTGCGCCGGGCGATCGCGTCGCCTGGGCGTCGGTGCCCGGCTCGTACGCCGAGGCCGTGGTGGCGCCCGCCGATCGCCTGGTGCGCGTGCCCGATGCCGTCCCGCTCGAGGTGGCCGCCGCCTCGATGCTGCAGGGCATGACGGCACACTACCTGGTGCACGGGACGCGCGAGACGCGGCCCGGCGACGTCGCCCTCGTGCACGCCGCGGCGGGCGGCGTGGGGCTGCTGCTCGTGCAGATGCTGAAGGCGGCGGGGGCGCGGGTCATCGGCACCTGCTCGACCGCCGACAAGGAGGCGCTGGCGCGCGAGGCCGGGGCCGACGACGTTGTCCGCTACACCGAGCACGACTTCACCGCCGAGGTGCGGCGGCTCACGGCCGGCCGCGGCGTCGACGTGGTCTACGACTCGGTCGGCGCCACCACCTTCGACGGGAGCCTCGCCGCGCTGCGTCCGCGCGGGCTGCTCATCCTCTTCGGCCAGTCGAGCGGCCCGGTGCCGCCCTTCGACCTCCAGCGGCTCAACCTCGGCGGCTCGCTCTTCATCACGCGGCCCTCGCTCGCCCACTACGCGCGCGACCGGGCCGAGTTGGAGCTGCGCGCGGGCGCCGTGCTCGGCGCCGTCGCGGCGGGTCGCCTCCGGGTGCGCATCGGCGCGCGCTTCCCGCTCGCCGAGGCGGCCGCCGCGCACCGCGCGCTCGAGGGCCGCGCGACCGCCGGCAAGGTGCTCCTCCTCCCGGGCTGA
- a CDS encoding peroxiredoxin, which translates to MGLLDLFWGATGVQIGDPAPDFALADREGRLVRLSDYRGKQPVVVYFYPKDDTPGCTKEACAFRDEYEVFKEAGAEVIGVSSDPVESHVKFASKYRLPFVLLSDRDAAVRRRYGVPPTLGVLPGRVTFVIDREGIVRHVFNSQLQATQHVREAMAALRALPPA; encoded by the coding sequence ATGGGTCTGCTCGACCTCTTCTGGGGTGCGACCGGCGTCCAGATCGGCGACCCCGCCCCGGACTTCGCGCTCGCCGACCGGGAGGGGCGCCTGGTCCGGCTGAGCGACTACCGCGGCAAGCAGCCCGTGGTGGTCTACTTCTACCCGAAGGACGACACCCCCGGGTGCACCAAGGAGGCGTGCGCCTTTCGCGACGAGTACGAGGTGTTCAAGGAGGCCGGCGCCGAGGTCATCGGGGTGAGCTCCGATCCGGTCGAGTCGCACGTGAAATTCGCCTCCAAGTACCGGCTGCCCTTCGTGCTGCTGAGCGACCGGGACGCGGCGGTGCGGCGGCGGTACGGCGTGCCGCCGACGCTCGGCGTCCTTCCTGGACGGGTCACGTTCGTCATCGATCGCGAGGGCATCGTCCGTCACGTGTTCAACTCGCAGCTGCAGGCGACGCAGCACGTGAGGGAGGCGATGGCCGCGCTGCGCGCGCTGCCGCCCGCCTGA
- the pyrR gene encoding bifunctional pyr operon transcriptional regulator/uracil phosphoribosyltransferase PyrR, which produces MSANGRRHVMDALGIQRALVRIAHEILEHNKGTEGLALVGIRSRGVHLAQRIRKAIHDIEAGAPVPFGVVDITLYRDDLDRGVQNPVVHGTDIPFPVEGKRILLVDDVLFTGRTIRAAMDALVDFGRPQSIQLAVLVDRGHRELPIRADYVGKNIPTSRREQVQVRLAESDGVDEVVIEG; this is translated from the coding sequence ATGAGCGCCAACGGCAGGCGGCACGTGATGGACGCGCTCGGCATCCAGCGCGCCCTGGTCCGCATCGCGCACGAGATCCTCGAGCACAACAAGGGCACCGAGGGCCTGGCGCTGGTCGGCATCCGCTCGCGCGGCGTGCACCTCGCGCAGCGTATCCGCAAGGCCATCCACGACATCGAGGCCGGCGCGCCCGTCCCGTTCGGCGTCGTCGACATCACCCTCTACCGCGACGACCTCGACCGGGGCGTTCAGAACCCGGTGGTCCACGGGACCGACATTCCGTTCCCCGTCGAGGGGAAACGGATCCTCCTCGTCGACGACGTGCTCTTCACCGGCCGGACCATCCGCGCCGCCATGGACGCGCTCGTCGACTTCGGGCGGCCGCAGTCGATCCAGCTCGCGGTCCTCGTCGACCGGGGCCATCGCGAGCTCCCGATCCGCGCCGACTACGTCGGCAAGAACATCCCCACCTCGCGCCGCGAGCAGGTGCAGGTCCGGCTCGCCGAGTCGGACGGCGTGGACGAGGTCGTGATCGAAGGGTGA
- a CDS encoding aspartate carbamoyltransferase catalytic subunit: protein MAFTQRHLLGLEGVSAGEITSILDTAASFKEISERDIKKVPALRGKTVINLFYESSTRTRTSFEIAAKRLSADTVNIAASTSSASKGETLADTARNLEAMRPDAIVVRHPASGACHLLARHVSCPILNAGDGCHEHPTQALLDLLTIREHLGRLEGLTVAIVGDVLHSRVARSNLHGLRALGAAVRLVGPPTLVPRALAAFGAELHTDLADGVRDADVIMMLRIQRERQGANFFPTLDEYAQYFCLTEEAVRLAKPQVIILHPGPLNRGLEIASAVADGPYSVIMDQVTNGVAVRMALLYLLVARSKGEEAGEAAAEAIGDAEPVRRRTGGRA, encoded by the coding sequence ATGGCGTTCACGCAGCGGCACCTGCTCGGGCTGGAGGGCGTCTCGGCGGGGGAGATCACGAGCATCCTCGATACGGCCGCGTCCTTCAAGGAGATCTCGGAGCGCGACATCAAGAAGGTGCCCGCGCTCCGCGGCAAGACCGTCATCAATCTCTTCTACGAGTCGAGCACGCGGACCCGCACCTCGTTCGAGATCGCCGCTAAGCGGCTGTCGGCCGACACGGTGAACATCGCGGCCTCGACCTCGAGCGCCAGCAAGGGCGAGACGCTGGCCGACACGGCGCGGAACCTCGAGGCCATGCGCCCCGACGCGATCGTGGTCCGCCATCCCGCCTCGGGGGCCTGCCACCTGCTCGCGCGACACGTCTCCTGCCCGATCCTGAACGCCGGCGACGGCTGCCACGAGCACCCGACGCAGGCCCTCCTCGACCTGCTGACGATCCGCGAGCACCTCGGCCGCCTCGAGGGGCTCACGGTGGCGATCGTCGGCGACGTGCTGCACAGCCGCGTGGCGCGCTCGAACCTGCACGGCCTGAGGGCGCTCGGCGCCGCCGTGCGGCTGGTCGGGCCGCCGACGCTCGTCCCGCGCGCGCTCGCGGCGTTCGGCGCCGAGCTCCACACGGACCTCGCCGACGGCGTGCGCGACGCCGACGTCATCATGATGCTCCGTATCCAGCGCGAGCGGCAGGGGGCCAACTTCTTCCCCACGCTCGACGAGTACGCGCAGTACTTCTGCCTCACCGAGGAGGCGGTCAGGCTCGCCAAGCCGCAGGTCATCATCCTGCATCCGGGGCCGCTCAACCGCGGCCTCGAGATCGCGAGTGCGGTCGCCGACGGGCCGTACTCGGTCATCATGGACCAGGTGACCAACGGCGTCGCCGTGCGCATGGCGCTCCTCTACCTGCTGGTCGCGCGCAGCAAGGGCGAGGAGGCGGGCGAGGCGGCCGCGGAGGCGATCGGGGACGCGGAGCCCGTCCGCCGCCGGACGGGAGGACGGGCGTGA